A segment of the Mercurialis annua linkage group LG4, ddMerAnnu1.2, whole genome shotgun sequence genome:
agttaATATGCAAAATTTAGATAATTTGATAAATGTTAATGTGATATCAATTATATATCTAATGGTGAAATAGAGGGAAATAGAGAAATTAGAAACTTGAAGGGAGTCActcttaaattttatatttgttaaaaaGAGTGATAATGTTTACTTCACTAAAATTAACACATCTTATTATATCGTATACAGAGGTTGGAGTCATGGACCCCACCCTTTTTCCATTACTAATTTATGATCACCTACtgtatttgttaaaattttcTGATAGACccataaagtttaataaaaagatgctttttaaaaaaaagttcatgtaacttttattaatttaacccctgaaataataaaattaaataatcacTCATTTTATCAGTGTAcagtttaatatatatattattaattgataatataaatttaaattcttaaaagcCTAAAATCATCTTAGATTCattatttacaaactttaaattaaaaaataaaattattatgttgaaattaaaattctaaattattaaataattacactaaaatatatttatatatatatatgtataattatatacatatggattaaataattgtacaaattttctttatttgttgatTACAATCTAAATTAAgtgtatatttattaaaattatctatttattttgtattaaacaatttataatttaatttctattaatatatttttttctaaataaaatattaaaaatataaaattaatctacAAATGAATCTTAACCCCCTCAAGCTAAAATGAACTTGGAAAAAAAATCTCAatcctaatttataaaataaaatgagtgATCAACTATTATAGaatgattatttaataatatacatTAACAATTATGTATATAATACGCCAAAAATGATTCAATCatctaatatttaaaatttaaaaattcagtagagcataattataaaacatattttattgtaatattatataattaaaaaattataattttaaatattaatttatggaTCCaccatataaattttttaaatccgCCACTGATCATCTGACATGCCAACAAACGAGTGAATATATATGTAAAGAGGAAATTTGAGACAAATACTTTTAGAGAGGAATTGAACAGATAAAAAACTGACTTGTCAGACGgtatagattaatttttttgggtcaaataacattTTCATGGTTAAAAAACAAGTGAGAATTACACCTCGAATTCCAAGAATATATGCAAAGTCTCAAAAAGCTGGTCGTGACAAGTACCAATAAAAAGGTACTACTCATTACAATAAAGTTGCATGTAACCTAGAAAAAGTCTTTATATATATAGCTCATTTCGATTTATCCAAGAGATTGCCATTGGTTTTATTTCTCCAAATCTGAAGATGTTATAAACTGGCATTGAAAATTCAAATCTTTGTATAGTACCAACGGTTAATGTTAGGGTTAACAGTGCCCTACTCCTAATTACTGAGGCAAAACCCTAAAATAAGGGCACCCTTTTAATAATACTGTTGTCTTGTCGATCTAACCTCAAGGCTCGAACAGATAATCCCAAGTTTCTACGGGTTTTTTTAGTTTTCCTTGTATTAATGAATAAACCAAGAATGTGTTATTTATAAGAGAGTTTCCACTTTCCAATGGTATAAAATGGACCAACAAACATTCTGTAGTAGTTTCAAGGTCTGTTACTATGAATTTTAAAGTggaattaaagagaaaaaataattttgaataaagtgttttaatattaatattaccatttgtaattataatttataaatgatctttttaatcaatcaaaacaaattaaattgagGGCAAGCAGATGCCAGCATAACTATTTGCAACCTTTTTTGGTAGTTAATTTTGAAATAACtttcaaattatttatattttgatgatcaaattttaatttgtattatttagtgattaaattttaattttatttcaccgtgaaaattttttaatcataaaaaaagttgaacacttaatcatcaaattaaataattcaaaagtttaatatataactcgaaaatcaatcattcaaacttttcaccctttgGTTAATTATGTAGTGGTagattcaaaaatattatatatggtgagtctatattttcttttaataatcgGACAAGAGAAACGCTTGTACGATGATTTAAATCAATGACCTAACAATTTGATGTTCAGAGAtcataccatttgagttatagctcattgaTGAATCcatatgaatttaaaattttattataagaataaatttaataaatattactaTGTTAATAATGCGGCTGTATAGAACTAATATAATCGAAATACAcagaaattttaaagaaaatatataaaaggaTAATCTAAGGGGTGAAAttgaataagaaaagaaaaaaagaaagaaaacagcaataataaaaacaacaagAACATGCAAATACTCGAGATTTGGCTCATTGCATGTTTAGTCACTTCAAACATGCACTGGGCCACACTTCTACCTCCCCTCTGCTTTCTCTCTCAATAAGATACTGTCGTCCGATTCCACCGAGTGGAACTCGGTTTACAACTCggttttgatttctttaacaATCCAATATATaccgtttaaaatttatcacgGTTACTTAACTATAGTCTTTTTAACACTTCGGTTACCATCGTtttatttttcacattttaataattcaatttgCAATTTTCAATAGAAAGGTTATCTAAAAAATTCCGGTAAATTATAGTTGATGTGGCTAACAAGAAAATTATTAACCAACGAGCTGCAGCACAATTGATATAAGCGGGACAGCAAACTATCAAGAATTATTAGCTGCAATTGCGATAGTAACATCCCgttttaaataaatgaaaaccTAAAGTATAAAAAGATTATAGTTTATTAACCGCGAAATCTTTTAACCCAACATATTCCCACGAGTTAAAACTTAAGAGGTAGTGAATTGACTCAAACCCATGGCTGAACTCATTGAAGCTAACTTAGCCATCTCTTGAGGTAAAAATGGCCGCCGACCAGCAGATTGACCACTCATGCCAAGAAAATCTCTGGTCAATCCACTTTCTATCGAATTTAACTGAACCGACCCATTCCGTTTACCACTCAACACTACTTGATCAAGACCACTTGATGCCGTTACCGCTTCTGCTGCCGCCATTAGAGCATGATCATCACCCATAGCGACAGTACAATTCGTCGCTGCTAAATTGTTAACGTTTCTGAAAACTTGGTGCAGCTCATTTGATTTACTGCTTCCGAAGAAAAactgattattattattactactaCTTCTTGTAGAACCCATTTGTGCTGCTTTTTGAAGAAGTGCAGTAGCTGACATTGGTGCAATTATCTTTGATCTGTGACTGTTTTGATGATCGTCGGAGTAAAGTGACGGTACCGGTAATGAATCTGTGATCATTTCAGCTTTATTGTTATTGCTACCGCCTTCTTCTTCCTTCAGTCCATGAGGTAATATAATTCCTGATAagcttaaattaccaaaatttGATGAACCGCCGTAAGTCTGAACCATCTCCGGCAAGCTTGGAGAAGTGTAAAGACTAGAGTAATTGGACAGAGGATTGAAATCTGGTCTGAAGCTTGAATTGCTGACGAATTGAGGAGCGAGATCTTGAAATCCATGTGGCAGATTAGCTACCGTTTGATGATCATTTCTGAAGTTTAGATTGGTTGTTGGTGGTGATGATGAACTAATTCTTGCACTTTCTTGATCAATTAGGGCATCACAAAAAGCTCTGTGTGTAATAAAGCTATCCTTCCTGTTTTGAAAACCCAATTCATcagcattaattttttttcttttaacataTCATTAAATGTCATAAATACTTCActgatttttttacatttatattcCTAGTACTCATAAATGAAGTTAGCATTAAATTTACTTCCAACATTCATTATCATCAATTAAAAATCATATCCTATGTTAGCATTCAGTTTTTTTATTCCTTAATTCTCAAAGTTgctaaattatcgttttattttgttttgatgaCCGAATTTTAttactaaactttaatttcaaACATTAGACTAAAATACATATGTGCCAATTGATTTTTTCTTAAAGTTGTATAAACGGAGTTTAGATTTATTTGGTCTTTAACCTAAGACTTGCAATATATGCATAAATCAGTAAAAACAGACAAAAATCGATTGCCACAAGacaaatataagtaaaaattgATTGATGCGTATGCaatttttggcataaatttttttcgtgaaatgaaattaaagttcaatatgcaaaatgaaacaaattaaaatatgatcaccaaaataacataatatatcaaagttttacgaaacaaatgtaattaTTTGTGAGATCTAGAGTTGGAACTAAAACATACCTGGAAAACAAAGTCCCACAATCACATTTATATTCTCTAGTACCGCAAGTCTTCGAGT
Coding sequences within it:
- the LOC126679383 gene encoding zinc finger protein JACKDAW, with the translated sequence MQEILKMMPGHHAFTCIPGFAHLDHEQNANPNPNTNSNPATKKKRNLPGTPDPDAEVVALSPKSLMATNRFLCEICNKGFQRDQNLQLHRRGHNLPWKLRQRTNKEIKKKVYICPEKTCVHHDPSRALGDLTGIKKHFSRKHGEKKWKCEKCSKKYAVQSDWKAHSKTCGTREYKCDCGTLFSRKDSFITHRAFCDALIDQESARISSSSPPTTNLNFRNDHQTVANLPHGFQDLAPQFVSNSSFRPDFNPLSNYSSLYTSPSLPEMVQTYGGSSNFGNLSLSGIILPHGLKEEEGGSNNNKAEMITDSLPVPSLYSDDHQNSHRSKIIAPMSATALLQKAAQMGSTRSSSNNNNQFFFGSSKSNELHQVFRNVNNLAATNCTVAMGDDHALMAAAEAVTASSGLDQVVLSGKRNGSVQLNSIESGLTRDFLGMSGQSAGRRPFLPQEMAKLASMSSAMGLSQFTTS